In Erigeron canadensis isolate Cc75 chromosome 7, C_canadensis_v1, whole genome shotgun sequence, one DNA window encodes the following:
- the LOC122607800 gene encoding uncharacterized protein LOC122607800 translates to MEENTCQATRGRASLDKVRKAVNSSVEFHPVTFMPLGDPGTKYTNWVGLKTRTSISILLADWKKVQKVQKDRLWSSIQKHWNIPNDENTLHIKKSTLKIANTSWRNFKKNLIRIYVRTGKTPFSKYKFIKEETWREFCRLKSTREFMVKSAKGKELVKLNKNPHHLGSRGYLGKKDQWAKEKELGKCPELFSLSTERAREFLLARRVKVGPDEYELPENLLPLANQIIEKEHLAPGEDSLVAVMGKDHSGGTRGVSHNVGVRTTLPGLAGKKRKHKDMESLKRTIEDQEKVIKELKVSNVKYVDQQKHMQEQIHAIQSQQPGQSRGLFTRAKNHVKKACVSGKTDTQVYEDANNNNEAPENYVLGSNDGKLNHIDTQNIAEGLGTPHVEHCVEELYNSYDDSVLSFGWPKEPTTIQLGMQLPRKASTSQSGTILVQGYKVKQSVAPILEAIFKKHGDIAAECIFNIASVRASLLEVVCEVVMQIEANDVIEKMEEIESHLTQAEAAKIDVSWLRVHLEAIYNNKRKEVKKKWSLLTETKVNTVLVQKAAQMDLRERSAELVTAQERFKVAERCVRVLHLVEEKLVNILDCKAEKDSWGRQPML, encoded by the exons ACACGAACATCTATCTCGATCCTCTTGGCTGACTGGAAGAAAGTTCAAAAAGTGCAAAAGGATCGTTTGTGGTCGTCTATTCAg AAACATTGGAATATACCAAATGACGAAAACACGTTACATATCAAGAAGTCCACCTTGAAGATTGCTAATACGTCATGGAGGAACTTTAAGAAAAACCTTATTCGTATATATGTGCGGACGGGGAAAACCCCTTTTTCAAAATACAAGTTCATCAAAGAAGAGACATGGAGAGAGTTCTGTCGCCTTAAGTCGACTCGTGAATTTATG GTTAAAAGCGCAAAAGGGAAGGAGCTTGTGAAGTTGAACAAGAACCCACACCATCTAGGATCACGAGGGTACCTTGGGAAGAAAGATCAGTGGGCAAAAGAGAAGGAGCTAGGTAAATGTCCGGAGTTATTTAGCCTATCAACTGAGCGAGCACGTGAATTTCTACTAGCAAGGCGGGTTAAAGTTGGGCCTGATGAATATGAGCTACCTGAGAACCTTTTGCCATTGGCAAATCAGAtt ATTGAAAAAGAACATTTAGCACCGGGTGAAGATTCtttggtggcggtgatgggaAAGGACCACTCGGGTGGCACTAGGGGAGTAAGTCACAATGTCGGAGTGAGAACTACCCTTCCAGGCCTTGCAGGtaagaaaagaaaacacaagGACATGGAGTCGCTTAAAAGAACTATTGAGGATCAGGAAAAAGTGATAAAAGAGTTGAAAGTATCTAATGTTAAATATGTGGATCAACAAAAGCATATGCAGGAGCAAATTCATGCGATCCAATCACAACAACCGGGTCAAAGTAGAGGCCTTTTTACTCGGGCTAAAAACCATGTAAAAAAGG CATGTGTTTCTGGCAAAACAGACACACAAGTTTACGAAGATGCAAACAACAACAATGAAGCTCCAGAGAATTATGTATTAGGAAGTAATGATGGTAAACTGAATCACATTGACACACAAAACATAGCCGAGGGATTAGGTACCCCACATGTAGAGCATTGTGTAGAAGAATTGTATAACAGCTACGATGACTCGGTTCTTTCATTTGGATGGCCGAAGGAACCCACGACTATACAG CTGGGTATGCAACTTCCTAGAAAGGCTTCAACTTCTCAAAGTGGCACAATTCTTGTCCAAGGCTACAAAGTGAAACAGAGTGTTGCACCAATTCTTGAAGCCATATTTAAGAAACACGGTGATATTGCAGCTGAATGTATTTTCAATATAGCTTCTGTGAGAGCATCTTTGCTTGAGGTTGTGTGCGAGGTTGTCATGCAAATTGAAGCCAATGATGTTATTGAGAAAATGGAAGAAATTGAGTCCCATTTGACACAGGCAGAGGCAGCTAAAATTGATGTGTCGTGGCTTCGGGTCCACTTGGAAGCCATTTACAATAACAAAAGGAAGGAGGTCAAGAAAAAGTGGAGTTTGCTTACGGAAACAAAAGTAAACACCGTTTTGGTTCAAAAAGCTGCCCAAATGGATCTGAGAGAAAGAAGTGCAGAGCTTGTGACTGCGCAGGAACGATTTAAAGTGGCGGAAAGGTGCGTGAGAGTACTTCATCTTGTTGAAGAGAAACTTGTTAACATTTTGGACTGTAAGGCTGAAAAAGACTCGTGGGGTAGACAACCAATGTTATAG